TCGGTTGGCTCGACCATTAATGTGCCGGCAACTGGGAATGACATGGTTGGCGCGTGGAAACCGTAGTCCATTAAACGCTTAGCAATGTCTTCTTCGCTGATGCCGGTTGCTTCTTTGAGTGGGCGAATGTCAATAATACATTCATGCGCTACGCGACCGTTGTGACCACGGTACAGCACTGGGTAGTGAGGACGCAGGCGTTCCATGATGTAGTTGGCATTTAAAATCGCAATCTTGGTGGCTTCGGTGAGCCCTTGGCCGCCCATCATGGTGATGTAAGCCCATGAGATTGGCAGAATAGAGGCACTACCTAGATCCGCCGCTGATACAGCGTAGTCTTTGCCGATAACGCCATTTTGAATGTGTCCTGGTAGGAAAGGTGCAAGATGCGATTTCACACCAATTGGTCCCATGCCTGGGCCGCCGCCGCCATGTGGAATACAGAAAGTTTTGTGTAGGTTTAAGTGCGATACATCACCGCCAATCACGCCGGGGTTGGTTAAGCCAACTTGTGCGTTCATGTTTGCACCATCTAAGTAAACTTGACCGCCAGCAGCATGCACCATGTCACATACTTTTTGCACTTGTTCTTCATACACACCGTGAGTCGATGGGTAGGTGATCATAATGCTGGAAAGGTGGCTGTGGTGTTTGTCGATTTTCGCCGCCAGATCTTGCAAGTCAATGTTGCCGTATTCATCACACATCACGACCACGACTTTCATTGAAACCATGGAGGCGGTGGCTGGGTTAGTGCCGTGTGCCGAACTTGGGATCAAACACACATTACGATGACCTTCGCCACGGCTTTGGTGATAGCGTTGAATCGCGATCAAGCCAGCATATTCACCAGAAGCACCTGAGTTAGGTTGCAATGAAAATTCATCATAGCCGGTGATTTCACATAATTGCTTTTTCAATGAATCAGCAAGGGCCGTGTAGCCGGTGGCTTGCTCCATAGGCGCGAATGGGTGGATGGAACCAAACTCAGGCCAAGTGATCGGGATCATTTCTGCGGCGGCATTGAGTTTCATCGTACAGCTACCCAGTGGGATCATGCCGTGGGTTAATGAGAAATCTTTGTTTTCCAGTTTCTTCAAGTAGCGCATCATTTGGGTTTCGCTGCGGTAGGTATTGAAGACCGGGTGAGTTAAAAATTCGGAGGTGCGTTGGCAAGCCACTGGAATGGCTGCAAATTCGTTAGCGGCGATGTCGCTTGAATACGCATCAACACTTCCTTCGATGGAGAAGATTGCAAACAGCGCGGTCATGTCTTCGGCTTTGGTGGTTTCATCAAGGCTGATACCAATCTTATCGTCGAATTTACGTAGGTTAATGCCGGCTTGTTGTGCGGCTTGGTATAAATGCTCAGTTTGCTCTTGGCTATCAATGGTAATGGTATCAAAGAAAGTCTCATGCACCAGTTTGTAGCCGGCAGAGGTTAAGCCCGCTGCTAAAATAGCCGTAAAATGATGGGTACGACGAGCAATAGTTCGTAACCCTTGTGCGCCATGATATACCGCGTAGAACGAGGCCATGTTGGCGAGCAGCGCTTGCGCAGTACAAATGTTGGAGGTGGCTTTTTCGCGGCGAATATGTTGCTCACGAGTTTGCATCGCCATACGAAGGGCCTGATTGCCTTTGCTGTCAATTGAGACACCAATCACGCGGCCCGGCATCGTACGTTTGTGTTTTTCACGTGTTGCCATAAATGCTGCGTGTGGGCCACCGTAACCCATAGGCACACCGAAACGTTGCGCAGAGCCAATCACCACATCCGCGCCCATTTCACCCGCAGGTTTTAACAAGGTTGAAGCGAGTAGGTCGGTTGCGACGGTGACCAATGTTTTATTGGCTTGGGCTGCGGCAATAATGTCGGTTAAATCACGCACTTCACCCGTGGTGCTTGGATATTGCAAGAGCGCACCAAATACGTCTTGTTGCGGCAGGCTGTCCATGTCGCCAACCAGTACCTCAAAGCCGATAAATTCTGCTCGGGTTTTCACGACTTCGATGGTTTGTGGGTGTACATCATCTGCCACAAAGAAGACATTACTTTTACTCTTGCCGGCACGTTTGCACAGCGTCATTGCTTCACCGGCCGCCGTGGCTTCATCCAGCAGTGAGGCGTTGGCAATGTCCATTCCGGTTAGGTCGATCACCATTTGTTGATAATTCAACAAGGACTCCAAACGACCTTGTGAAATCTCTGGCTGATAAGGGGTATAAGCCGTGTACCAACCTGGGTTTTCAAGCACGTTACGTAAGATGACGTTGGGCGTGAAATTGTTGTAATAACCTTGGCCAATGAAGGTGCGTTGCACGGTATTCATGTCTGCAAAGGTTTTGATTTTGGCGAGCATGTCCGCTTCGCTCATCGGCGCATCGAGTGACATGGCATTGTCTAAGCGGATTTTAGCGGGAACGGTTTGTTCGATTAAGTGATCAAGAGAATCCGCTTTGCTCTCACTGAGTGAATTAATGATGTCGAGCATGGCTTGTTGCTCGGTGTGGCTTGGGCCATTGTGACGGCCGATAAACTCTTGGCTGTTACTTAACTCATTGATTAGATTTGTCATAGTGTTACCTGAACTAAATGAAAAGCCAGCGAATGGCTGACTTTGTAGGCGGTGATAGGTTCTCGGGCGCTACGCTGTTCGTTTCTCGAGTGACGAGTAGCGAAGCGGCCTAGCCACGAGTTTCTAAAAAAGCTGTCATTCCATACATGAGCCTAAGCGAGAAGAGTCGGAATCTCCTAAGGTGCTGACTCTCAATCCTTTGCTGGATCTCAATGCTTTATGAGATCCTAAACAGCGCTCCTACGTCACTTTTCAGGATGACGTTTTCAATTGTTATCAATTAGTTTGCTTTTTCTCGAAACTCGGAGCGAAGCGTACTCGCACCTATCTTTTAATCTTCTTCAATACTCGCAAGATACTCTTCTGCATCTTGTAGATCGTTTAATTCAGAAGGATCGTCTAGCTTCACTTTGACAATCCAGCCACCTTCGTATGACTCGCTATTAATCAATTCAGGGCTGTCTTCTAGTTCTTCGTTGATTTCAACAATTTCGCCAGTAACAGGAGCATAAATGTCAGACGCTGCTTTTACCGACTCAACAAGAGAAAAGCTATCGCCTGCATCAATGGTGTCACCCACTTCTGGTAGATCAACAAACACCACATCGCCCAACATTTCTTGTGCATGTTCAGAAATGCCAATGGTGACAGTGCCATCGCCGTTATCGCGAACCCATTCGTGGCTAGTGGTAAATTTTAGAGTCATGTCCATTCTGTTTACTCCTAAAAAGAGAAAGTTGTTCTAATCAATGAGTGGCTACGCAATCGTTTGCTTGTGGGCTTAAAAAACGAAAGCATTTTCCAGTTTATACCCTTGGTATTAAGTTGCCTCTTTTTCGACGGCATTGATTGCCTCAATCATATAGGCGCGCTAGCCGCTTCGATGCAACTCCAATGACTTTGGGTAAAATCATTGAGTGTGAAATTCCAAAAAATCGCCATTATTAAGTGCCAACCGTTAAGCTAATCGTTAGCGGGTTAGCCGTCTTGTGGCTTGGTGTGACATGGAAAATCCTCAGCCACCCCAAATAAGATTCTATTAACATACTTTTCATAAGTTGATTATTCAACCAAAAGTTTCCTATAAGAAACAAGATTTCCATTTTTGTTATCTACCGCACCTTTTAGGAAATGGTTTCCCTTTAATCTGTCACTTTGAATAGGTAAGATGCAGAAAGCAATCGTTTGCTTTGGTGTAATTAGTAACTTTGAGCGAAAAAAGAAAAATAACACTCAATTGCCAATTAACAGAGTTAAGCAACCTAAAGAATGGATTAGCAGTCAATCATTGTGGATAGGGATAGCATACGATAGGGGATGTCGGTGAATTTAGAAGCTAAAAACAAAAGCAATTTATTAACAAATACGCAACCCATGAATTTTCAATCGGACGATCCAGACCAATCTCTCACACCACTTAATCTTGGTCAGCGTTTAAAAGATATCCGTTTACAAATGGGCTTGACCTTGGAAGAAGCCAGTAAGCGTACCGGGTTAGCGCGTTCCACGTTATCTAAAATTGAGAATGAGCAAATCTCACCTACGTTTCAAGCGTTACAAAAGCTCGCAACCGGGTTGGATATGCCGATCCCACAAATTTTTGAGCCGCCAAAACAGCCCAGTGCCGTCGGGCGCAGAGACATTACCCGTGCTGGGGAAGGTAAGCCACACCCAACCACGACTTATGAACATGAATTGCTCGCGACTCAATTATCTAATAAAAAAATGGTGCCGTTTAAAAGCCGCATTCGTTCACGTTGTTTTGAGGATTACCAAGATTGGATTCGCCATGATGGTGAAGAGTTTTTGCTGGTACTTGAAGGTGATGTTCGTTTTTATTCTGAATTTTATCAACCGGTTGAACTAAAACAGGGCGACAGTGTGTATTACGATGCCAGTATGGGGCATACCTTAATTTCCGTCAGTGAAGAAGATGCGCTGATTTTATGGGTAACCGCGAAATAATCTCGTTATAAAAAACGGCTTATCAAAAAGTGGCCGACAAAAAAGATAGGATTTGTTGAATGTTTGTTATCAATTCGAGGGTGTTTTCACATTTTTGCAATTGAAACTGGGTGTGATGATTTTTCATGCTTATGATGAAGTTATTCAGAACATGCGCTATGGAGCAGTTTTTGCATGTCTCTGGTTCTATTTATGTTTTGAGTAAGAGTTCGACTCAACTTTGAAGCATGGTTGAATAACAATCATAAAGAAAAGGACTTCACATGGAAGCATTAACTCATTTAGTTTCAGCAATTAACGGGGTGGTTTGGGGTGTCCCAATGTTGGTGATGATCTTAGGGGTCGGGCTGTTTTTGATGCTCGGTTTAAGATTCATGCCGATTTTAAAATTACCGCAAGGGTTTAAATTATTATGGAGTGGCCGCAGTAGCTCATCACAAGGAGATATTACCCCTTTTAATGCCTTGATGACCTCACTTTCTGCCACGATTGGAACCGGAAATATCGCAGGTGTTGCGACTGCCATCGCACTCGGAGGACCGGGAGCGTTGTTTTGGATGTGGTGTACCGCCTTAGTGGGAATGGCGACTAAATATTCCGAAGCGGTGTGTGCGGTGACCTACCGTGAAAAGGATGAAAATGGTAATTACGTTGGTGGTCCAATGTATTACATCAAAAATGGTTTATCGAAAAAGTGGGCATGGCTTGGCACATTATTTGCGATTTTTGGTGCCGTTGCAGGTTTTGGTATTGGGAACGGAGTACAAGCGAACTCAGTAGCGGATGCTTTAAGCAGTAATTTTGGTATTTCTCCAGTGATTACCGGCATTGTGTTGATGATTTTGGTGGGCTTGGTATTAGTTGGCGGGATCAAACGTATTTCGGATGTTGCTGGCAAGTTAGTTCCTATTATGGCCCTGTTTTACATTGTGGCGGGTTTGGGTGTGGTGATTGCCCATATTAGTGATATTCCAGCGGCGTTTGCTTTGATCCTTGAAAGTGCCTTTAGCCCTGTGGCTGCACAAGGTGGTTTTGCTGGCGCAGCCGTATGGGCCGCGATTCGTTTTGGTGTGGCGCGTGGGGTATTTTCTAACGAAGCTGGTTTAGGGTCAGCACCGATTGCCCATGCGGCAGCAAAAACGAAGAACCCAGTAAAGCAAGGTTTAGTGGCGATGCTAGGCACTTTTATCGATACCATTATTGTGTGTTCTATTACTGGTTTTGCCATCATTTTATCTGGTGAGTGGGTATCCGGCGAAACTGGGGCGACATTAACCTCAAGCGCTTTTGCTGGCACTTTCTCGTTTGGTCATGTGATTGTTGCTATCGCTTTAGCCATTTTTGCTTTCACCACCATTTTGGGGTGGAGTTTTTATTGTGAAAAATGTGTGCAATTCCTATTTGGTGCCAAAGCGATTAAACCGTTTCGCATTGTGTGGGTGTTAGCCGTTCCAGTGGGCGCGATGAGTTCACTTAACTTTATTTGGCTACTGGCCGATACCATGAATGCCATGATGGCAATTCCAAACTTGATTGCTTTGGTCTTGCTCAGCCCAGTAGTGTTTAAACTTACCCGTGACTTTTTCGCTGGAAAAGATGTCACGATTAAAGATGCAACAGACTAGTTGTACATCTGTTATGACGGCGCAAGCCTGATGGAGGATAAATGACAGAACAATCGACACAAACTTTGCTTAATACCCCGCTGTATGACGTTCATGTTGAAGCGGGCGCAAAAATGGTGCCATTTGCGGGTTATAACATGCCCGTTCAGTACCCACTTGGCGTGAAAAAAGAGCACTTGCATACTCGTGAGGCTGCTGGTCTTTTTGATGTTTCACACATGGGGCAACTGCGCCTAAAAGGTGAAGGGGCCGCTGCTGCGTTAGAGGCATTAGTGCCTGTCGATATCATTGATCTGCCATCGGGCAAGCAGCGTTATGCATTCTTTACGAATGAGCAAGGCGGCATCATGGATGATCTCATGGTGGCTAACCTTGGTGATTATCTGTTTGTAGTAGTTAATGCGGCTTGTAAAGCGCAAGACATTGCTCACTTACAAGCTCATTTGCCGCACGAGGTGGAATTAGAAGTGATTGATGATCGCGCTTTACTTGCATTGCAAGGCCCGAAAGCCTCGGAGGTGTTGGCACGTTTTCAACCGGATGTCGCCGCTATGTTATTTATGGATATACAAGTGCTCGACATCGACGGCATTGAATGCATTGTTAGTCGTTCGGGTTATACCGGTGAAGATGGCTATGAAATTTCCGTTCCTAATCAACATGCTGTGGCACTTGCAAATAAGCTTACCGAGTGTGAAGAAGTTGAATGGATTGGGCTCGGGGCACGTGACTCGCTACGTTTAGAATGCGGCTTATGTTTATATGGCCATGATCTTGATACCACCACGACACCTGTAGAAGCGAGCTTATTATGGGCGCTTAGCAAACCACGCCGCTCCGACGGTGAGCGTGCTGGCGGTTTCCCTGGAGCCGATATCATCTTAACGCAAATCGTAACCAAAGAGGTGTCACGTAAGCGTGTAGGGTTAGTGGGTCAAACCAAAGCGCCCGTACGTGAAGGCTGCAAATTGTTTGATGCTAACGATAACGAAATCGGCATTGTCACCAGTGGCACCGCAGGCCCGACAGCGGGCAAACCGATCTCGATGGCGTATGTGGCGACTGAATTTGCTACAATTGGTAGTGAAATTTTCGCCGATGTGCGTGGTAAGAAATTGCCGATGACGGTAGAAAAAATGCCGTTTGTCCCGCAGCGTTATTATCGTGGCGTGTAATTAAGAGTTTAACTCTCTCCGCCAGCACTGATGTCTTCTATTCGTGCTGGCGTTTTTTCTTGCTTCAATTAAAATCATCTCTGCTGCTACAAGTAGCTCTTCTTTTATCTCTTTTTTCATTTCTTATCTTTTTCTATTTTCTATTTTCTATTTTCTATTTTCTATTTTCTATTTCTTTTTTATCTCAATTAATACTTAGTCTTCAAAAGGGTTAACGATAAAATCATTAGCTTATTATGTGTTCACGGGTGGACCTGGCTCTGGCAAATCATCCGTTATTACTGAGCTTAAACGCTTAGGGCATGTTTGTGCTCCAGAATCGGGACGTGCGGTGATTCAACAGCAACTGACGGAAGGTGGCGATGCTTTACCTTGGGCAGATAAAGTTAAATTTAGAGATGCGATGCTACGAGAAGATCAACGCTTGTATCATCACTATAAAGACTCACCACAAGCTGTATTTTTTGATCGAGGCATAGTGGATAGTTATGGTTATTCAAAGCTCGAGAGCTTGCCAATTGCCGATGAAATTATACATTGCTGCAAAACATATCGTTATTCGAAGCAAGTTTTTATCTTCCCGCCATGGCAAGAAATTTACGTTAATGATCGTGAGAGAAAACAAGATTTTTCCACCGCGGTTGCTACCTATGAAATGATGAAGCAAGTTTATCAAGAACTCGGTTATGACTTGCTGGAAGTACCTAAGGCCTCAGTTCAAGAGAGGGTACAATTTATTTTGTCGGAGAGGATGACAAAATGAGTCGAAATAAACCAGCAACCCTACCTCGCCCACTGGTTTATTTATCGTTATATATTCATGTGGTGGCTACATGGTTTGACGTGTCGCCGCGACGACGATTTCACGAATGCACACGCCGTTCACTCGTTTACGCTGCGATTGCGGGTTGTGGTTTAATACGTGTACCGAAAGTGTATTGCTTAAATCAGCCACAACGCTTGCGTAAGTTGATTGGCTTTATTCAACAGGCTTTTGAATCATTAAAGTAATTGATTCGCTGCTTGAGTGAGTGAAATATGTGAGCACTCATTATATAACCTATTGTTTCATTTTAATTATTAAGGAAAACCATGTCTTTACCTGCTTGTCCAAATTGTCAGTCGGAATATGTGTACCAAGATCAGGCGCAATTGATTTGCCCAGAATGTGCTTATGAGTGGAATCCTCAAGAAGAGCTTGAGAATGTTTTTGTTGCTCGTGATACCAATGGGACGCCGCTGCAAGAGGGCGATAAAATTACTCTGATTAAAGACCTGAAAGTGACCGGTACTTCACAAGTATTGAAAATTGGGACTAAAGGTTCAATTCGCCGTATTGTGGAAGGCAAAGATCATGAACTGGATTGTAAGTTAGTCGGTGCGGGCGACATGATGGTGTCGGCAAAATACGTTAAGAAAGCCTAATTGTGCTGGTTGTGAAATGAGCATGCCCTGTGATTGTTAACTTTTGATTGCAACCCTTCATGATTGAGCGATACCATACTAAGCCATTTTTTGAAAAGATTCCGTTATGTCCGATGAAGAACTCGCATTAAAGTGGATGCGTCAACAAGCTCAGAAAATTGATCCTTACGTAGTGAATCCATCATTTGATGAATGCGTTGAACTGCTTGATCCTGCGTTTAAAAAGGGCAAAAGTGTCGCACAACTAAAATACTTATTGGCTGAAGCTGATCGCAGAGCGGGGGCGGCAGAGCGTAAACACGCTGCGCTAAAATATGCGAAAGAAAAGAATCCTAATGCTGGGCAAGTACTCCGCTTACAAGGCAAACTGCAACAAGTACAATTGGCATTAAAACTGGCCACGGGCGATAGCAATATGACCATTTCTCAGTTCTGTGCTGAGTACGATGTTTCTAAGCGAGATGGTAATACTGCCTGGCATGAAACCTTGGTCAAATTGAGCAAGAAAAAGTAACGTTTTTCATCAGTAAAAACATCTAATAGTAAGAATACTGATTTATCCTAATTTTTCCCAATAAATGAAATAGGCTGTGGGTTTCTACTTGCAGCCTTATTAATTTCTTTATTGCCTACCTAAATTCCATTGAATATAAGTGAATTTTTAGCGAGCAATAATGTTATTGTTCTGATTCAATGAATATCGCTTTAACAATATCATCCTTCTTAGAACAATAAAAATTTGAATTATATTTGTGGTTCTAAAAATAAATAGAGTCATTTAATTTTTATTAAAAACAAACAAATAACGTATAAAAAGCAAATTTTTATTTGTTTTATAAGAAATAAAAAATGATACATTCTGCACGTTTTTACCTGAAACCGGTTGCAGAGGGTGTTCTTCGTGCCTATTCTGAAATCGGTTTCAGAGTGATGAAGGGGAAACGAAAATGGGAAGGACGATGAAATGAAAAAAATAAGAAATTATCATCAACTTGCGAAAGACATTTTAGTTGCAGTTGGTAATGAACAAAATATTGTGAGTTTTACTCGGTGTGCGACTCGTCTGCGTTTGGTTTTAAAAGAAGTACCATTAGATGCAGAATCTAAGATAAAACAAATGCCTGGGGTTATTACGGTTGTACAAAGCGGGGGGCAGTTTCAAGTTGTGATTGGTACACATGTTTCTGATGTGTATGAGGCTTTGTCAGGTATCGTCGACGAGAAACTTATTGATAGTGACCATAAAATTAGAATTGTTGATGCGGTTATTGGATCAATGTCCGCCATATTTGCGCCCATTGTTTTTGTACTCGCTGCAGCAGGTTTATTACAAGGGATATTAATTATTACCAAGTATTTTTATCCTGAAGTCACCTCTTTAGGTACCTTTGCTATTTTTAATTTTATGTCTTGGACGCCATTTGTATTTTTACCTGTTTTTATTGCAATAACCGCTGCTAAGCATTTTAACTGCTCTCCTTTTATCGCAGTATTATGCAGTTGTGCCTTAATTAATCCTGATTGGGCGGCAATGGCAACAAGAATTGCAAATGGGGAAGAAATTACTTTATTCGGATTTTCTTTAGCTCAAACAATATATACCTCTTCAGTTTTACCGCCTATTTTTATGGTTTGGGGACTATCTTATGTTGAAAAGTACGCGAAGAAAATTATTCCTGATGTTGTGAGTGAATTATTTACCCCATTGGTCTGTATGGTGATTATGGTGCCAGTGACTCTTATTTTGATTGGACCAATAAGTAATGGAGCAGCGGTTGGAATTGCCAATGGTTATAATTGGCTATTTGAAACCTCACCTGCAATTGCGGCTGCATTAATTGGTGGTATTTGGCAAGTTATCGTTATTTTTGGGGTTCATTGGGGGATTACTCCTGTGATTGTCGCAAACTTTGATCTCTATGGGCGAGATTCCTTTCAAGCATTTCAAACAATGGCCGTCGTGGCCCAAATGGCTGCAGCGTTTGCTGTTGGATTTAAATCTAGAAATAAAAAATTCAAAACCACGTCATTTTCTGCTGGGGTGACTGCAATCTTTGGTATTACAGAACCGACGTTATATGGGGTGACTTTAAGGCTGAAAAAACCATTCATCTGCGGTTGTATAGGCGGAGCTATTGGAGCTGTTGTAGCGAGTTTATTTGGAAGCTATTACTACGCGTATGCTGGTTTACCGGGACTACTAACCATAATGAATGCTATTAGCCTTGAAAATAGTAGCTCATTTATTGGTGAGTTAATCGGTGTGATAACCACTATTGTTGTGACATTTGGGTTGGTTTATATCGTAGGCTTTGAAGACCCTAAAGAAGCAGCTGTTACTTCTTCAGAGCATCCTGCTGAAGGAACTGCCACAACTAAGATG
This Vibrio aphrogenes DNA region includes the following protein-coding sequences:
- the gcvP gene encoding aminomethyl-transferring glycine dehydrogenase; this encodes MTNLINELSNSQEFIGRHNGPSHTEQQAMLDIINSLSESKADSLDHLIEQTVPAKIRLDNAMSLDAPMSEADMLAKIKTFADMNTVQRTFIGQGYYNNFTPNVILRNVLENPGWYTAYTPYQPEISQGRLESLLNYQQMVIDLTGMDIANASLLDEATAAGEAMTLCKRAGKSKSNVFFVADDVHPQTIEVVKTRAEFIGFEVLVGDMDSLPQQDVFGALLQYPSTTGEVRDLTDIIAAAQANKTLVTVATDLLASTLLKPAGEMGADVVIGSAQRFGVPMGYGGPHAAFMATREKHKRTMPGRVIGVSIDSKGNQALRMAMQTREQHIRREKATSNICTAQALLANMASFYAVYHGAQGLRTIARRTHHFTAILAAGLTSAGYKLVHETFFDTITIDSQEQTEHLYQAAQQAGINLRKFDDKIGISLDETTKAEDMTALFAIFSIEGSVDAYSSDIAANEFAAIPVACQRTSEFLTHPVFNTYRSETQMMRYLKKLENKDFSLTHGMIPLGSCTMKLNAAAEMIPITWPEFGSIHPFAPMEQATGYTALADSLKKQLCEITGYDEFSLQPNSGASGEYAGLIAIQRYHQSRGEGHRNVCLIPSSAHGTNPATASMVSMKVVVVMCDEYGNIDLQDLAAKIDKHHSHLSSIMITYPSTHGVYEEQVQKVCDMVHAAGGQVYLDGANMNAQVGLTNPGVIGGDVSHLNLHKTFCIPHGGGGPGMGPIGVKSHLAPFLPGHIQNGVIGKDYAVSAADLGSASILPISWAYITMMGGQGLTEATKIAILNANYIMERLRPHYPVLYRGHNGRVAHECIIDIRPLKEATGISEEDIAKRLMDYGFHAPTMSFPVAGTLMVEPTESEDKAELDRFCDAMIAIRQEMDKVQQGEWPLDNNPLVNAPHTQVDLMSAKWDHPYTREEACFPSAQAKAAKYWPTVNRVDNVYGDRNLVCSCPSIENYQ
- the gcvH gene encoding glycine cleavage system protein GcvH codes for the protein MDMTLKFTTSHEWVRDNGDGTVTIGISEHAQEMLGDVVFVDLPEVGDTIDAGDSFSLVESVKAASDIYAPVTGEIVEINEELEDSPELINSESYEGGWIVKVKLDDPSELNDLQDAEEYLASIEED
- a CDS encoding helix-turn-helix domain-containing protein, with the translated sequence MNFQSDDPDQSLTPLNLGQRLKDIRLQMGLTLEEASKRTGLARSTLSKIENEQISPTFQALQKLATGLDMPIPQIFEPPKQPSAVGRRDITRAGEGKPHPTTTYEHELLATQLSNKKMVPFKSRIRSRCFEDYQDWIRHDGEEFLLVLEGDVRFYSEFYQPVELKQGDSVYYDASMGHTLISVSEEDALILWVTAK
- a CDS encoding alanine/glycine:cation symporter family protein; its protein translation is MEALTHLVSAINGVVWGVPMLVMILGVGLFLMLGLRFMPILKLPQGFKLLWSGRSSSSQGDITPFNALMTSLSATIGTGNIAGVATAIALGGPGALFWMWCTALVGMATKYSEAVCAVTYREKDENGNYVGGPMYYIKNGLSKKWAWLGTLFAIFGAVAGFGIGNGVQANSVADALSSNFGISPVITGIVLMILVGLVLVGGIKRISDVAGKLVPIMALFYIVAGLGVVIAHISDIPAAFALILESAFSPVAAQGGFAGAAVWAAIRFGVARGVFSNEAGLGSAPIAHAAAKTKNPVKQGLVAMLGTFIDTIIVCSITGFAIILSGEWVSGETGATLTSSAFAGTFSFGHVIVAIALAIFAFTTILGWSFYCEKCVQFLFGAKAIKPFRIVWVLAVPVGAMSSLNFIWLLADTMNAMMAIPNLIALVLLSPVVFKLTRDFFAGKDVTIKDATD
- the gcvT gene encoding glycine cleavage system aminomethyltransferase GcvT, producing MTEQSTQTLLNTPLYDVHVEAGAKMVPFAGYNMPVQYPLGVKKEHLHTREAAGLFDVSHMGQLRLKGEGAAAALEALVPVDIIDLPSGKQRYAFFTNEQGGIMDDLMVANLGDYLFVVVNAACKAQDIAHLQAHLPHEVELEVIDDRALLALQGPKASEVLARFQPDVAAMLFMDIQVLDIDGIECIVSRSGYTGEDGYEISVPNQHAVALANKLTECEEVEWIGLGARDSLRLECGLCLYGHDLDTTTTPVEASLLWALSKPRRSDGERAGGFPGADIILTQIVTKEVSRKRVGLVGQTKAPVREGCKLFDANDNEIGIVTSGTAGPTAGKPISMAYVATEFATIGSEIFADVRGKKLPMTVEKMPFVPQRYYRGV
- a CDS encoding AAA family ATPase: MFTGGPGSGKSSVITELKRLGHVCAPESGRAVIQQQLTEGGDALPWADKVKFRDAMLREDQRLYHHYKDSPQAVFFDRGIVDSYGYSKLESLPIADEIIHCCKTYRYSKQVFIFPPWQEIYVNDRERKQDFSTAVATYEMMKQVYQELGYDLLEVPKASVQERVQFILSERMTK
- a CDS encoding zinc ribbon domain-containing protein YjdM; its protein translation is MSLPACPNCQSEYVYQDQAQLICPECAYEWNPQEELENVFVARDTNGTPLQEGDKITLIKDLKVTGTSQVLKIGTKGSIRRIVEGKDHELDCKLVGAGDMMVSAKYVKKA
- a CDS encoding beta-glucoside-specific PTS transporter subunit IIABC; this encodes MKKIRNYHQLAKDILVAVGNEQNIVSFTRCATRLRLVLKEVPLDAESKIKQMPGVITVVQSGGQFQVVIGTHVSDVYEALSGIVDEKLIDSDHKIRIVDAVIGSMSAIFAPIVFVLAAAGLLQGILIITKYFYPEVTSLGTFAIFNFMSWTPFVFLPVFIAITAAKHFNCSPFIAVLCSCALINPDWAAMATRIANGEEITLFGFSLAQTIYTSSVLPPIFMVWGLSYVEKYAKKIIPDVVSELFTPLVCMVIMVPVTLILIGPISNGAAVGIANGYNWLFETSPAIAAALIGGIWQVIVIFGVHWGITPVIVANFDLYGRDSFQAFQTMAVVAQMAAAFAVGFKSRNKKFKTTSFSAGVTAIFGITEPTLYGVTLRLKKPFICGCIGGAIGAVVASLFGSYYYAYAGLPGLLTIMNAISLENSSSFIGELIGVITTIVVTFGLVYIVGFEDPKEAAVTSSEHPAEGTATTKMVKDLGLSSPINGAMVSLESVNDASFAQKLLGDGVAFQPRDGQVFAPCDAVVSSVIDSQHAIGLTCRNGAELLIHVGLDTVNLKGQYFETLVTLGQEVKAGEALIKFDKAAIEEAGYDLTTPFIVLNSDEFQLDFKSYPFVQMGQPIIQMS